The following coding sequences lie in one Alloacidobacterium dinghuense genomic window:
- a CDS encoding M20/M25/M40 family metallo-hydrolase encodes MTAGATLKVMAVTGPAAGLATAFARIGQLASLRPVHEAFGWLHLHEQQIMAWQQELVMVAAPPFGEGPRAEWLCGKFRELELDDVGLDGIGNAVGVYRGEESGGACVLLSAHIDTVFPADTPIEPQLNGTRLTAPGACDNGAGVAALLAVAAALGHAGIRPACDLVFVGNVGEEGEGNLRGMRHFYQHAPLRDRVAAHVVLDGAGHEVAVTHALGSRRYLVTIAGPGGHSWTDAGRANPVVVLSRAIAGLGDLNLSTKPRTTLNVGTIEGGTSVNAIPEQVTARFDARSTDAEQLIRLEVEIHRAVEDAVIEANEGVKREHALRFSIEMIGDRPAGALAEHSIIFENLRAVDRHLGIRSETRIASTDANIPLSLGVPALSLGAGGDGGGIHTRNEWYDARGRELGLRRILLLLLACCS; translated from the coding sequence TTGACGGCTGGTGCTACGCTCAAAGTTATGGCGGTTACGGGTCCAGCGGCGGGTTTGGCTACTGCGTTTGCGCGCATCGGCCAACTCGCCTCGCTCCGGCCCGTGCATGAGGCGTTTGGCTGGCTGCATCTGCATGAACAGCAGATTATGGCGTGGCAGCAGGAACTGGTGATGGTGGCTGCGCCTCCGTTTGGCGAGGGGCCGCGCGCGGAGTGGCTGTGCGGGAAATTTCGCGAGCTGGAGCTGGATGATGTTGGGCTGGACGGGATTGGGAATGCGGTCGGCGTCTATCGCGGCGAGGAGAGCGGCGGCGCGTGTGTGCTGCTTTCGGCGCATATTGATACGGTCTTCCCTGCTGATACTCCGATTGAGCCACAGCTTAATGGGACGCGGCTGACTGCTCCGGGAGCATGCGACAACGGCGCAGGCGTGGCGGCGCTGCTCGCGGTCGCGGCGGCACTGGGCCATGCGGGGATTCGTCCGGCTTGCGATCTTGTTTTTGTTGGCAATGTGGGCGAAGAGGGTGAGGGCAATCTGCGCGGCATGCGGCATTTTTATCAGCATGCTCCGCTGCGCGATCGCGTGGCGGCACACGTTGTGTTGGATGGAGCGGGACACGAAGTGGCTGTGACGCATGCGCTGGGAAGCCGGCGGTATCTTGTGACCATTGCGGGACCGGGTGGGCATTCTTGGACGGATGCGGGACGCGCGAATCCAGTGGTAGTGCTGAGCCGGGCAATTGCGGGGCTTGGCGATCTGAATTTGTCTACGAAGCCCAGAACTACGCTCAATGTCGGCACAATTGAGGGTGGTACTTCGGTGAACGCGATTCCAGAACAGGTGACGGCGCGCTTTGATGCTCGGTCGACGGATGCTGAGCAGTTGATCCGACTGGAGGTGGAGATTCATCGCGCGGTGGAAGACGCGGTGATCGAAGCCAACGAGGGTGTGAAGCGGGAGCATGCGCTGCGATTTTCGATTGAAATGATTGGCGACCGGCCTGCCGGGGCTCTGGCGGAGCACTCGATCATCTTTGAGAATTTGCGGGCGGTGGATCGTCATCTCGGGATTCGCTCCGAGACGCGGATTGCTTCCACGGATGCGAATATTCCGCTGTCATTGGGAGTGCCCGCGCTTTCTCTCGGAGCGGGCGGCGATGGCGGCGGGATTCATACGCGCAACGAGTGGTATGACGCGCGCGGGCGCGAGCTTGGACTGCGGCGAATTTTATTACTGCTGCTAGCTTGCTGCTCGTGA
- the truA gene encoding tRNA pseudouridine(38-40) synthase TruA, with protein MVEKIRERGEPGVSGWKLVLAYDGTDFHGWQVQPDQVTIQGTLADAIERITGERVLPQGSGRTDAGVHALGQVASFAMAAAIPAANFHRALNRALPASIRVLEAASVAPDFHARHSAVGKRYEYRIFRGEICPPWISRYVYALNWPLDLDAMREAAAVVVGEHDFASFAASDPDLARRSAPNTISDSISDQGEGASTVRTIFSSRWDCVDSDLLVYRVHGSAFLHHMVRNLVGTFLDVGRGHIAATEMKRILEARSRTAAGATAPARGLWLISVEY; from the coding sequence ATGGTTGAGAAAATTCGCGAACGCGGCGAGCCGGGGGTATCGGGGTGGAAGCTGGTGCTGGCGTATGACGGCACGGACTTCCATGGCTGGCAGGTGCAACCGGATCAGGTGACGATTCAAGGCACGCTGGCGGATGCGATTGAGCGCATCACCGGCGAGCGGGTTCTGCCGCAGGGCAGCGGGCGAACGGATGCTGGGGTTCATGCGCTGGGACAGGTGGCTAGTTTTGCCATGGCGGCGGCGATTCCGGCGGCGAATTTTCATCGAGCGTTGAACCGCGCCCTACCGGCTTCAATTCGGGTGCTGGAGGCGGCGAGTGTTGCACCTGACTTTCATGCGCGGCATAGCGCCGTTGGAAAGCGATATGAGTACCGGATTTTTCGTGGGGAGATCTGCCCGCCGTGGATTTCGCGGTATGTCTATGCGTTGAACTGGCCGCTGGATCTGGATGCGATGCGGGAGGCGGCTGCCGTGGTGGTTGGCGAGCATGACTTTGCTTCGTTTGCGGCCAGCGATCCGGATCTGGCGAGGCGATCGGCCCCGAATACGATCTCTGATTCGATCTCAGATCAGGGTGAAGGTGCTTCTACGGTGAGGACGATCTTCTCTTCGCGCTGGGATTGCGTTGATTCGGATTTGCTGGTGTATCGGGTGCATGGGTCAGCGTTTCTGCATCACATGGTGCGAAATCTGGTCGGTACTTTTCTGGATGTGGGGCGCGGCCATATTGCGGCTACGGAAATGAAGCGGATTCTGGAGGCGCGGTCGCGGACGGCTGCCGGAGCAACGGCTCCGGCTCGGGGTTTGTGGCTGATTTCAGTGGAGTATTGA